DNA from Triticum aestivum cultivar Chinese Spring chromosome 7D, IWGSC CS RefSeq v2.1, whole genome shotgun sequence:
gctccacgcgcacgcccaccgtcgttcccttgctgctgctgccgccggtgactccatcccgtccgccgcgtacacggtcgacgggagagcaggtctccgaaaccacgcccttctggttcttgtacggggtgaggggcgaataggtttttgggcagcgattacgcgactgctcacttccgatcgtctacttcctctacgtccgcgtcgccttcatcatcaccatgtccaccgacgccgaacgtgccgccgccgagaaagctgaagctgacaagaaggccgccgaggacgccgctgctgccaccaaagccgcggcctctgcatggcctactggagggtataactcgtttatcccgctcctactgttttctgttttagccatgctagcgttatacgtagatctttctgcaattagcgtagtatgtgctactttgactgaatatcagtatgcgatcatatgtgtcaatgccatgctagtgatttactcgtggattaatttaatcgagaaattgcctatttactcaacactatctggggtcgtgcgttggaggtTGCCTAACCAGAGCATTGAAAAGTGTGCCTGGTGCTCAGAGCTGGCATCCTGGCAACACCCCAATGGCTGCTCCCATCCCACTGGGAACGCCCATCACAGTCTGGCGTGCGTGCGCATCGCCAAGGCCGCAGGGCGCCGCAGACGCTGCGGCGTGGTGCGTTGCATGGCGAGGTCAGTTCCGTTCAGGTGGCCTGCCCGCCTTGCCTTGCAAGAGACAAGTGGCTTGCCAAGTACGCGACGGGCGATTCCCCGGCCTGCCTGCATCTGACAACAAGACACCTCCTCCGTCCGTCACAAGATCTCAGGACAAAATCTAGGATCTGCCACCACCGCCCAGCCACAGCCAGCGAGCGCGCGCGCGCGAGAGCCCTGCCTCTGGCCCTCCTCTGCCTTGCAAAAAGCGCATTGGCCGGCCGACTGGCCTCGCACTGTTGGCTCTGCTGGGGGTTGCCATGGCATGCACCCCCATCAGAGGAGCCCAGAGCTTTTTACCGCCCCTTCTCCAGCAGCCCCTGCCACCACCACCAGGTCAGGTCACGTCTTCTCCACGCCTCGTCGATGGGATCGCACCCGGCAGAAGCCAGCCACTCATGATCCAGAAGCTTCAGAAACAAAAACGAAAAATCACCACGCGCGGCAGTATTCTCAACAGTTCATATTGATGATTTGTTGCTCTATGTTTCAAGCACCACAGGTTCTTTACATTCCAGACAAGCTCACTCACTCAACATCCAGGCCAATATCTGCAAGCAGCTAAAGACGACACAATTTGACACAATTTTTACAAGCACACGAACACGGAAGAAGATGCTTCAAAGCTGAAGCATGCTATAAagacagcagcagcaggagcaagcaagcaggcaggcaggcaggcttcACTTCTCTTGACAGCTTATTGATGAAGAGGAAATCTTGGTTCATGGAGACTCCGGCCAGTCGATCCCGGCGAAGGCGCCCTCGCCGAACCCGCCGCCGTAGAACCTGACCTCGAGCCCCTCGAGGGCGTGGCCGTCGTCCCACAGGGCCTCCTCGTCGTCGCTCCCGGCGGCGAAGTAGTCCTCGTCGTCCATGTACTCCTCCCACGAGTAGATGGAGTCGTCGTCCGAGTCGTCGGAGCACTCCTCCAGGAAGCTGTTCTCGTAGCAGTCGTCCACGCGGGGGCCCAGGACCTTGAGCCCCGGGTACTTGTCCTGCAGCAGCTTGTCGTCCACGCCCCAGCAGCCGCGCAGGTCCAGGAAGCTGAGGTCGCGGCACCGGGACGCGATCTCCACCACGGCGTTGGTCGCGATCAGCATGTACCCGATCTCCAGGTGCCGGAGCTTCGGCATGCTGCACGCGATGGCGCGGGCCTCGTCGTGCTGGCACACCTTGCCGGCGACGTCTATGGGGTGCATCACCCGCCGGAGCCCCACCAGGGACTTGCAGTTCTTGCCGAACGCCTCCAGGGCGCGGGCGCCGATCTTGGTGCAGCTGCTGACGTCCAGGAACGTGACGTTGGACAGCCTTTGCGCGACGTCTTCCACGATGCAGTCGCTGATCTCGCTCCTCGGAAGCTCCAGGGTCTTGAGAGATCGCGCGCTTACAAAAGCAAACACGGTAGGGTCAGTACAGTTCAACAAAATATTATGGATGGACAGGATCACCGGTAAACAGAAGTATAATACACTAGATACTACTACTATGATAGATAACCCTTGTTTTAGTAGGGTCTATAATTGGAATGTAACACAAATATTTCGAAATGGACACAACCTGCTCGATTAAATGCTATTAGCGGCGGCTATGAACTGAGTTCCTAACATTTAGCACAGTCAGAAAATAGATCAGAGCCAGGGAGCAGTGGAGCATTGTATAGAGTTGGGGGATGGTTGGTGATACCATTTTGAACATGTTCTTCTGCATTGTACACATATGCAGGATATGGCACCATGTTCGCAACATTCATCACTATCAGAAAACAGATTGAGCAAGAGGAGTATTATTGTGCTAGAAGCTTGACAACACTACCCATAACCCAATATTTATGATCGGTGCACTGGAATGATACTCCATTTGTATTTATGCAACTGAATCAATAGTTTACGAAAATAATTACTAAAACGTGCGACAATTGTTTTTAAATGATTGAATTCAGCGATAATAGAGCGGACCATATTGTGTAAAGACAAATACAGCAGCAAGGAAAGTAATTTTGGATTCAATTATGTTACACATAAGTTACTTGTTATATCATTAGCATATGATTCTCTAATGAATAGACGCATTAACATTCATGCCCATGTTGCGACGTTTCTCAGAGATTTGGGCCCTCGATCGTCTGATCATGTCATCCAGCCGATCTCCGCCGTTCATTTTCTTACGGCAGGCGCTAAAACCCTACACACACCCCTCGCGCCCTTTTGTCTACCGTGGCCACCACTCTCTTGCTTCCCGCCCCTCCTCCCCGTcgccctcctcccccctcctccctcTAACCGCCTCAGTGATCCAGCTCCTATAATGCAATCACACAGCCATGATATTTCACCTGCCACTACACCTTGTCACAACCTAAACCATATtattttctcaaaaaagaaaacttATTCCGCACGAAAGCTCTCATGCATTAGGCAAGGATGCTATCGAATCTGAAGAAGTACTCCAGCAACGTGCACATTTCCACCAGTTAATGGTCCACAACTAATAAAAAAAATACCGTTCCCATCTAGGTTATCAAATCTCATCAGGAAAGCATCATCCAACATAAAAATGATTTTGACAAAAGAACACTACTTACTGGTTGGCGATGAAGGTGAACAACGAGTCATTGGGAAGCCCGGACACGCTAATGCGGCGGAACGAGTCACCGCTGCGAGTGACAAGCGTATGAACCATGCGGGTGAGCTGGTCAGGCTTGTTCTGCTGCTGGCTCCACTCCTGGATGTCGATCTCCTGCCAGCAGTAGGGCCCTGAGACCACCCGGCTCCAGGACTTGC
Protein-coding regions in this window:
- the LOC123165404 gene encoding F-box protein FBW2, whose amino-acid sequence is MEEHREERCWEDLLPDALGLIFRNLSLQEMLTVVPRVCKSWSRVVSGPYCWQEIDIQEWSQQQNKPDQLTRMVHTLVTRSGDSFRRISVSGLPNDSLFTFIANHARSLKTLELPRSEISDCIVEDVAQRLSNVTFLDVSSCTKIGARALEAFGKNCKSLVGLRRVMHPIDVAGKVCQHDEARAIACSMPKLRHLEIGYMLIATNAVVEIASRCRDLSFLDLRGCWGVDDKLLQDKYPGLKVLGPRVDDCYENSFLEECSDDSDDDSIYSWEEYMDDEDYFAAGSDDEEALWDDGHALEGLEVRFYGGGFGEGAFAGIDWPESP